From a region of the Oncorhynchus tshawytscha isolate Ot180627B linkage group LG14, Otsh_v2.0, whole genome shotgun sequence genome:
- the LOC112266939 gene encoding alpha-2-macroglobulin-like, which translates to MAMALNVLFFVLITSVIIQTATSSTFKSIYFVTVSSEVVGGTTEKLCAQVHQATEPLLLKVSLEMEGGSGTILLEEDVTQDFYRCISFQVPPVKADSVATVLVSIKGRKDEMSKKTKILIKPKRFLTIFQTDKPVYKPGQTVKFRIVSLDASFLSFNQMYLTVELQDPNSNRIAQWLNQSTVSGILDLSHPMSAEATQGSYIITAWNEKGEQTSQTFDIKEYVLPKYEVKVYLPQTITILDKQATLRVCGKYTYGKPVVGSVTAKVCRIAVQYYWVFDSSNICEVYLIKTDKTGCATQMIDLTRFRLRESFGDFEVETELEEYGTGVILKGSGKASFTNVIVTVRFEDVPQAYKPGIAYEGKIKVTGPDSSPVPNEPVYLFLQNSGKSENWTLTTDSKGIASFSLDTSLWSSDSVSLSARYQKVEEDYPYEQGVRRPEYSSDYHFAREFYSKSKSFVKIMQGEGKFSCEKDGIVLAHYIIQGVELKKGQTTLDFFYLVISRGSIRQHGRLPVTIKERKVNQGHLMLSLQQMPELTPFAQVVVYTVLPDGEAVADSQDFPIHLCLKNKVSLKFSSLQELPGEKTSLSLQAHPGSLCSLRAIDQSVLLLQPEQELSLDSVFSQLPVQKLSGYSYRVEDFDPYPCRPFPPIIKEEMEVLPPPVPKLAEELEAPPVPDRKKRSFWFGPNNDKNDVYNIFKEVGIKILTNSDVKKPYHCIIPFSMEYDAIQFKSVEEIDAPVLMANMMPETSAARASDGPKETVRTYFPETWIWDLIPVGLTGKVNVEKTVPDTITKWAAGAFCTSPVGFGLAPNTGLTAFQPFFVSLTLPYSVIRGEVFTLKATVFNYLSKCIMVKVTLAESNQFTARPCEGCQYTLCLCAEESRTFKWILTPTALGEVSVKVSAEALKTEELCGNEVATVPEKGRIDTVVQTLLVEAEGTQETVSHNALLCPAEGPVEKDISLKLPEVFVEGSAKASLSVLGDLMGRAMKNLDSLLQMPYGCGEQNMVLFAPNIYILNYLQSTRQLTKEIQTRATGFLDSGYQRELNYKHDDGSYSAFGKSDESGNTWLTSFVLKSFGGAKPYIFVDPTHIAQAKAWLASHQQTDGCIASVGKLFHNGMKGGVGDQVSLTAYITAALLELDGNTSDPMVEKSLMCLKAAVSDQLENTYTMALLSYTFTLAQNQDMRAKLITHLDKMSATSGGNRHWERPEASGTKTDSLEVEMTSYVLLALLSGPTMPGFGLDYSTGIVRWLAQQQNPYGGFASTQDTVVALQALAKYGAATFSPEGASTVSVSSAGGLKMEFTVNQNNRLLYQEEQLREVPGDYNIKAQGKSCVFVQIAMHYNIPPPPDFSAFNISTETLGKCDGTKKSLIVSVAVRYNGRREETNMVIINVKLLSGFVLDKSSLRPLKNDPTVKRVDLEEGHVIIYLDGLKQKETKTYSLAIEEDVPVRNLKPAVVKVYDYYQTSDEAVSEYSSPCAESDEVNEV; encoded by the exons ATGGCCATGGCTCTCAATGTACTTTTCTTTGTATTGATCACATCAGTGATTATACAAACCGCGACATCGAGCACCTTCAAATC GATTTACTTTGTGACGGTCAGCTCAGAGGTGGTAGGAGGGACCACAGAGAAACTTTGTGCTCAGGTCCACCAAGCCACAGAGCCTCTGTTGTTGAAGGTGTCGCTGGAAATGGAGGGTGGCAGCGGCACCATTCTACTGGAGGAAGACGTAACACAGGACTTCTATCGCTGCATCTCCTTCCAG GTACCCCCAGTGAAGGCTGACAGTGTGGCCACTGTTCTTGTCAGCATCAAGGGAAGGAAGGATGAGATGAGTAAAAAGACCAAGATCCTTATCAAGCCTAAAAGATTCCTCACCATTTTCCAGACCGACAAACCAGTCTACAAACCTGGACAGACAG TCAAGTTCCGAATCGTCTCGCTGGATGCCAGTTTCTTGTCATTCAATCAGATG TATCTAACAGTGGAGCTTCAG GACCCAAACTCCAACCGCATTGCTCAGTGGTTGAACCAGTCAACAGTGAGTGGAATTCTGGACCTGTCCCACCCCATGTCTGCAGAGGCAACGCAAGGAAGTTACATCATCACTGCATGGAATGAGAAGGGAGAGCAAACTTCCCAAACCTTTGACATCAAAGAATATG TTTTACCCAAATATGAGGTCAAAGTCTATCTACCCCAAACAATCACTATTCTGGAcaagcaagcaacactgagagTTTGTGGAAA ATACACTTATGGAAAACCAGTGGTGGGGTCTGTCACTGCGAAAGTTTGCAGAATTGCCGTTCAATATTACTGGGTATTTGATTCTAGTAATATCTGCGAGGTGTATCTTATCAAA ACTGACAAAACTGGTTGTGCAACCCAAATGATCGACTTGACCCGGTTCCGTCTACGTGAATCTTTTGGGGACTTCGAAGTGGAGACTGAGCTGGAAGAATATGGAACTG GGGTCATCCTTAAAGGTAGTGGCAAGGCAAGCTTCACCAATGTCATCGTAACTGTTCGTTTTGAGGACGTGCCCCAAGCATATAAACCAGGAATTGCATACGAGGGGAAG ATCAAGGTGACCGGTCCCGACTCTAGTCCCGTTCCCAATGAGCCTGTGTATCTCTTCCTACAAAACAGTGGCAAATCTGAGAACTGGACTCTCACCACAGACAGCAAGGGCATTGCTTCCTTCTCTCTAGACACTTCTCTATGGAGTTctgattctgtctctctgtcg GCTCGTTATCAAAAGGTTGAGGAGGATTATCCATACGAGCAGGGTGTGCGTAGACCAGAATATTCATCGGATTACCACTTCGCAAGAGAATTTTATTCTAAGAGCAAGAGCTTTGTGAAGATAATGCAGGGCGAAGGGAAGTTCTCCTGTGAGAAGGACGGTATTGTTCTTGCTCACTACATCATCCAAGGGGTGGAGCTGAAAAAGGGACAGACGACCCTGGACTTTTTCTATCTG GTCATATCTAGAGGCAGCATTCGGCAGCACGGCCGTCTTCCTGTGACCATTAAAGAAAGAAAAG TTAACCAAGGTCATCTGATGCTCTCGCTGCAGCAGATGCCTGAGCTGACCCCTTTTGCCCAGGTAGTGGTGTACACCGTGTTGCCTGATGGGGAGGCAGTAGCAGACAGCCAAGACTTCCCCATTCACCTCTGCCTTAAAAACAAG gtGTCCCTGAAGTTCTCGTCCCTCCAGGAGTTGCCAGGGGAGAAGACTTCTCTGAGCCTCCAGGCCCACCCAGGGTCTCTGTGTTCTCTCAGGGCCATCGACCAGagtgtgctgctgctgcagccTGAACAGGAGCTCAGCCTAGACTCT GTCTTCAGTCAGCTGCCTGTTCAGAAGTTGTCTGGATATTCATACAGGGTAGAAGACTTTGACCCCTACCCATGCCGACCATTTCCTCCAATCATTAAAGAGGAGATGGAAGTGCTCCCACCACCTGTCCCTAAACTGGCCGAGGAGTTAGAAGCACCACCCGTACCTGACAGGAAAAAACGCTCATTCTGGTTTGGCCCCAACAATGACAAAAACGATGTTTACAACATCTTTAAA GAAGTTGGAATCAAGATCCTGACCAACTCTGATGTGAAAAAACCTTACCACTGTATTATACCCTTTTCAATGGAATATGACG CTATTCAATTTAAATCAGTAGAAGAAATTGATGCTCCAGTGTTAATGGCCAACATGATGCCAGAGACCTCAGCCGCTAGAGCCTCTGACGGGCCTAAGGAGACCGTCCGCACGTACTTCCCTGAGACCTGGATCTGGGACCTGATTCCTGTGGG ACTTACAGGAAAAGTGAATGTTGAGAAGACTGTCCCAGACACCATCACTAAGTGGGCTGCAGGGGCGTTCTGTACTTCCCCAGTGGGTTTTGGCCTGGCTCCCAACACTGGCCTCACTGCCTTTCAACCCTTCTTTGTGAGCCTGACGCTGCCCTACTCTGTCATCCGGGGGGAGGTGTTCACACTCAAGGCCACAGTGTTCAACTACCTCTCCAAGTGTATCATG GTGAAGGTGACTCTAGCTGAGTCGAACCAGTTCACAGCCAGGCCATGTGAAGGCTGCCAGtacacactgtgtctgtgtgctgaaGAGAGCAGGACCTTCAAGTGGATCCTCACCCCAACTGCTTTAG GGGAGGTGAGTGTGAAAGTGAGCGCCGAGGCATTGAAAACTGAGGAGCTCTGCGGCAACGAGGTGGCCACGGTGCCAGAGAAAGGACGTATTGACACCGTTGTGCAAACACTGCTGGTGGAG GCCGAGGGAACCCAGGAGACGGTCAGCCACaacgctctgctctgccctgcag AGGGCCCAGTGGAGAAGGACATCTCTCTGAAGCTGCCTGAGGTGTTTGTGGAGGGCTCTGCCAAGGCCTCCCTCTCAGTACTGG GCGACCTGATGGGTCGGGCCATGAAGAACCTGGACAGCCTGTTGCAGATGCCCTATGGCTGTGGAGAGCAGAACATGGTGCTTTTTGCTCCCAACATCTACATCCTCAACTACCTGCAAAGCACCAGGCAGCTCACCAAGGAGATCCAGACCAGGGCCACAGGCTTCCTAGACAGTG GCTACCAGAGAGAGCTCAACTACAAGCATGACGATGGCTCCTACAGTGCCTTTGGGAAGAGCGATGAGTCTGGAAACACGTG GCTCACCTCCTTTGTGCTGAAGTCCTTTGGAGGGGCCAAGCCCTACATCTTTGTGGACCCCACCCACATTGCCCAGGCCAAGGCCTGGTTGGCCAGTCACCAGCAGACGGATGGCTGCATCGCGTCAGTGGGGAAACTCTTCCATAACGGCATGAAG GGAGGTGTTGGGGATCAAGTGTCACTCACTGCCTACATCACCgctgcactgctggagctggaTGGCAACACTTCT gaccccatggtggagaagaGTCTGATGTGTCTGAAGGCAGCAGTGTCTGACCAGCTGGAGAACACCTACACCATGGCCCTGCTATCGTACACCTTCACCCTGGCCCAAAACCAGGACATGAGGGCCAAGCTcatcacccacctggacaagatgTCTGCTACCTCCG GTGGCAATCGTCACTGGGAGAGACCAGAGGCTTCTGGGACAAAGACTGACTCTCTGGAGGTGGAGATGACATCCTATGTGCTGCTGGCGCTGCTCTCCGGTCCCACCATGCCAGGCTTTGGGCTGGACTACTCCACTGGCATCGTCCGCTGGCTGGCCCAGCAGCAGAACCCCTACGGCGGATTCGCCTCCACACAG GACACAGTGGTTGCACTGCAGGCCCTGGCCAAGTACGGTGCTGCCACCTTCAGTCCAGAGGGCGCCAGTACAGTCAGTGTGAGCTCGGCCGGCGGCCTGAAGATGGAGTTTACTGTGAATCAGAACAACAGGCTGCTCTATCAGGAGGAGCAGCTGAGGGAGGTCCCTGGGGACTACAACATCAAGGCACAGGGCAAGAGCTGCGTGTTTGTGCAG ATCGCCATGCACTACAATATTCCCCCTCCTCCTGACTTCTCTGCTTTCAACATCTCAACAGAGACGCTTGGGAAATGTGACGGCACCAAGAAATCTCTGATCGTGTCTGTGGCTGTCAG GTACAACGGTCGGCGAGAGGAGACCAACATGGTGATCATCAATGTCAAGCTTCTCTCCGGCTTCGTCCTGGACAAGTCCTCCCTCAGGCCT TTGAAAAATGACCCCACTGTCAAACGTGTTGACCTGGAGGAAGGACATGTCATCATCTACCTAGATGGG CTCAAGCAGAAGGAAACGAAGACGTACAGCCTGGCCATAGAGGAGGATGTGCCTGTGAGGAATCTGAAACCAGCTGTGGTGAAAGTGTATGACTACTACCAGACAA